The Glycine max cultivar Williams 82 chromosome 3, Glycine_max_v4.0, whole genome shotgun sequence sequence ttatatttaagacggttattttcTTGAGAACTATCTTAGAATGTACAgcttttttaagacggttatttaaGACCTGTCTGTAGAAAATATTGAATTTCAACGTCTTTCGCTACAAAGAAGGTTCAAAACCATCTTTAAAAGGGTCATATAAATCATCTTTTTACGATAGTAAATATCTGGGTTGTCTAGACATTTTATGCAACAATAACAATCTTAAGCTCTTCTTGATATATGGATTAGCTATTCTTGGTAGAATTTCAATGCTAAGGAAAATGAGAAAGGTTTTACACGTTCCAAAGTATAAAATTGATCACAAATCATCATCAATATCTATATACTAAAACTGAAGTATGTGGAATATACTAAAATACCCATGGCTGAAAGTTTGACAGCTGTccaattttttggttttttggtcAAAATACTCATGGCTGAGAGCTTGACAActgtccaatttttttattttttggtcatTTATGCCCCTCTAGATTGGGTTGGTTTTCTGCCACCTTGTTGCCATGTGTTATTTTATGGTTATATGGTTGTGGGTATTGTGTTGGTTTTAAGCCACGTAGCTTGGTGTGTTGTTGAGTGATTAGATTGCCGTTTCCAGTTTTGGTGGTTGGTGGTGTACGTGGCTTCTTTTCTAGCATTTTTGAGTCCTTTCACTAGCAAGTTCCAAGCTATTGATTTATGTTGAgtttgctttgtttcttcttgattttgATGTCCTCTTCGGTTtcacttttttcatttgtttttagttGGCTTCCGTCTTCAATATACTTGTTCTGTTGTTTAGCATTTTGGCGTGAGGCTGTGGTTTCCAGTTCGTGATTTCCGTTCTTCTGTGGTTGAAGGTTCGAGTcagttttttgttgtttgatgGTTTTGGTCTGTGCATGTTTATGTTCTTCTAGCACGTGTTCTGTTCTGTTgtttattattaacaaattcTTGCTTCTCTTTTCGTTGGCTTGCATTTGTCAATTGTTCTTTGGATTGCATTTACATGGTTTTGGATTGATCATATTATTCCTTTAGAGCTATAATTCTTTGGTTctgtttttttgctttttgttgagttggctattttgttttttgtctcttttcaCTGGCTTCGATGGTTGGATTGTATTTAGATGGTTTTTGATTAATCATATTATTGTTTGTCTGTTGTGcatgtgtgtttttttattaaccatattattgtttgtctgttgtgcatgtgtgtttttgtcaggtttttgttgtttggtgATTTTGGTTTCTGCATGTTTATGTTCCTTTGGCACGTGTtctgttctattttttattatttacaaattcttggttttctttttgttggctTCCATTTGTCTCTTGTTCGTTGGATTGCATTTGCACGGTTTTGGATTGATCATATTATTCCTTTAGAGCTATAATTGTTTGGTTCTGTTTTTTTGCTGTTTGCTGAGTTGggtattttgtttttagtctcttTTCACTGATTTCGATGGTTGGATTGCATTTACATGGTTTTTTATTAACCATATTATTGTTTTAGAGATATAGTATTTCGACTTTGCTTTTCTGCTATTTGCTGACTtgcctattttgtttttgagttgAGGTTGTTGCATGTATTGACTGACTAGATTAATTGATAGTCTAATACTTTTTGTGGTATGTTGGCATTGATGGAAATCTCATTGCATGTGTGGTTTAAGGATGAGGTGGTATTCTGTTTTTCGAAAGCAAaactttgttgtgtttgttttcggCCCCTTCCATTTGTTTGTTGATGGTTGCAATATTATTTGTTCggagatataattttttgtttctgctTCTCTGCTATTTgctgattttccttcttttttttttggttcaggTTGTTGCATGTATTGCCTTAGTAGTTCAATGAATAGTATCATAGTTTTTATGGTATTTTGTCATTGATTGAAATGTTATTGCATGTGTCATTTAAGTCTGTGTtgctattctattttttgtAAACATAATTTTCTATTCTAAATTGACCATCATTCTTTACATTGCATTTGCATCGTTTtggatttattacatttttcattTAGAATTGACAGGTCTATGTAATTTTATGGCGAGGATTCCTGACAAGATTAGGTCTAATGATGGATCAAAAGAGACGCTTAAGCTTGCTGTTAGAATCACCGATCTTTGGTTCGTTGGGACTCCCAACAAGTCTGAGCAAGAGgaaatgatttttgttgattCTGAGGTACATTTTGTGCTCTCTATTTGATTGTTGGATTGTTGTTCATATCATTTATTGATTATATAGTTTGCATATTTCAGGGTGATCAAATTCATGCTATTTGTAAATCGGACCACCTCAAGTCTTGGAAAGCTGATTTGAAAGAGAATTGCACTTATGTTATGCATAATTTCAAAGTTGTCAAGAATGATGGTCAATTTAGAGTGTGCGAACATGAgtacaagttattttttattggagtgACGGTTGTTAGAGAAGCTGATTTGCATGAACTGCCTTTTAAGTTAGATTTGTTGAATTTGCAAATGTCGTTGCTGGCAATTTTGTGGCTGGCCTGTTGGTTGGTGAGTGTAATCACAATTTGTGCTTTCATTTTGATCATAACTTCTTTGGTTTTTTTTCAATGACCTGTTTTCATTTCTGGTGGTTTAAGATATTATTGGGGTTGTTGATCAGGTGGTCTTTCGGCATGTTTCATCAAAAAATACCAGGGTTGTTTTTAGAATGAAGGATTTGAGGTTATGATTAACCGCAATTTTTGCTATCTCCTATGTATATTTGGTTATTTAGAGTTTATATTGTCGAGgattttatttgtcattttgcATGATGCTTATGTCTATTTTATCCTTATGAGGTGGGGATGTAATGTTGTTTCTTTGCTGTAGTGGtgaaattttgtcttgcacaCTTTGGGAGAATTACTATATTCAGTTCCTATCCTATTTGAATGAACGTGGGGATGATGGGCTGATGGTTATTATATTGACACATGCCAGAATAAAAGATGCGAAGGGTAAGTATGATATTCTATTTACTGATTTGGATACTCAACAGATGAGTTTTGTCGTTGTTGTTCTTGGCATTTACAGGAAGTTATCCAGCTTCAGTGAGCAATTCCTTCAAGGCGTAAAAACTATTGATTAATGATCCTATATTGGAAATTCAGGAATTTAAAGAGAGGTATTTTGCTTATCATCTTTCCTCTGTGGCTGTTAAATTCATGTGTCAATTGTCTTGAGTGTTTTCTATTGCTTTTTCCTATTTATTCGATTGCCTTTGGCTTTTAGATTTAGGCGCTAAGGCGACTCCAGTTTTACTACCTGGCGATCAAGCAAGTTCACAAGTTTCAGGGGAAAGCCAGCTATCATCAAAGGATTCGTTTCTTTCAAAAGCTGAAGTCAAAACAATTTTTGAGATCAATGGCATTTCTGAGGTGGACCTGTTATCTGTGTTTATTGTGTATTCATTGCAATTGGAAGTTGAATTTGCCTAGATTTGTTTGCATCCATATATTATAGCTAATGTGTCTAACAATGGCATTTTATTGTTGCCAATTTAATTGTTATGGTTTTTTTTAAGGACGTTGTTTGTGTTACGGTGAGGACTATTAGCAAAATAGTCATGGATAACCATTCATGGTGTTATCCAGCTTGTGTTCAATGTCATAGGAAAACTGACATCCAAACAGGACCATTCACATGCGGATGTGGCAAGGATAATGATCAGCCTGTTCTGAGGTAATTGGAGTTTTAGTCCATTAGCATGTTTTATTCAGCATTTTGTATTTGACTAGCATCTAAATTGGTAGGTATAGAGTTGAAGTCATGGTTACCCAAAACAATGAGAGTAGCAAGTTTTTGCTTTGGGACCGTGAATGTGTTGAATTGATTGGTGAAACAGCTGATGATGTGAATAGGGTCAAGATTAAAGTATGTTCATGTCTTATCATATGCTGCTTCtcattttatgtattatattttgttctttGAATTGTAACTGGCAGCTGGTGGATTTGTCCTGTTTCTGGCAGGATGGTGATCTTGATTTGAATGCTTCCCCTCAAGCACTTTACAAATTGTTGGGTCATGTGCTTGCTTTTAAGGTCAGgattcaatcaaaattaaaaaatgtagttTTTCTTAGATACTCAAATGACCTAGATTTGATCAATGCTATTCTCGAGATGTTGCTTGATAGTGAAGTGTTCTTTTCTGATATCTATTTTAGTTGTTGTTGTCATAATGATATGATTCATGAGTTTGACTATCATCAACTTATATATGATGCAGGCATGTTCCAAAATAGATCCTTCCAATGTTGATTGCAATAATACTACGCATGCTGAATGTGTAAGTTAATGTTGTCATGAACATCGATATgctatattgttttttatttactagTTTATGTTTTATGCAGCAATCTTTGTCTGTCACAGCTGACCATGATCCGGTTGTCGGATTCCCTTTAACGACCAAAAAGCGGATGTCATCTGATGAAGTTGATGATGAGTTAAGGAGCTCACAAATTTCCCCAGCCCAACTATcgtctaacaaattaacaagacATTCTCATAAGAGCCAATTTAGCTGATTCCAGATTCTTATTGTTGTGTTTTCACGGTGCTATTAAAATATTGTCATATTAAGCAGACAATTATGTAGTTTTCATTATCACTGCATTTGACAATTCCCCTGGCGTTTTTTTCCAGCATGCTGATGCTTTGGACATTTGAAAACCGGTTTTTTTGGATTTATGCATTTAGACGTCCTAGATTGAGATCTGTCCATATTATGTGTTCCTACTGTAGTATTGCaagttttcttatattaaatatGACACTAAAATCAATTGATTTTCCCAGCATTCATTGTTTGGTTGTCCTCGATACAATTGAACTGTTGTTTATCATACCTTTGATGGTCTATATGGttctaaaaaattaatggtGGAGTTagcctaaataaaaaaaacggtGAAGGAGATAAATTGATGCTCAAAtaacatcaaatattaaaaacaaccaAGGAGGAAAATTTATAGCTACATTAGCAATCATGTTGATACTCGATATTCTCACGTTCTTAATCTGTTTCTTGGTTAACTGTTTAATGAATTTCATTCTCATCTGAATTGCgtgaaaataacaacaaaaaaaccaaattaagaaagaaatagaATGCAGAGgattgtgttaaatttttagtttcagtttTCCTTCTCAATCGAGGTgctctttaaattaataaaagtttttatCCTGACATCATATTTCCTCATTTAGAATGTGTTTGCCATGAATGTTATCACTCCATTTTTTTAGCTATCACTGCTTTGCTAAAATCATGTGTTCAATAtttcaattgcaatttttcAGTTCATTGATGGCTTACGCAACTATAATCTGGATTTTAACTACAGCAAAGTAGAACTATATAAAACAGGTCTAATCTATGGCCAagagaaatcaaagaaaaatttgtGATGTGCCAGACAAGGTTACATAATGCCAAATAAAAGATGTAAAATAGAAATTTCATATTTCAAGTTGAACACATGAGCTAATAGATTTGAgcatacaaattaaacaaatttgtgtTAGTGAATGCAAAATTCATCAATATATATACAATGTCTTCCATTGCAAGCTTAGTAGCAGTTATAGAAGTCAATATTTCCGCCAATGACTATGATCATTTCTACCTTACCTATTTTCGATTATGGCCTTGGTTTGTGTGTCTAGATTGACACCAGAGTCCTAAATAGACAATATCTTTCATTGCAAGCTTAGCAACAGTCCCAAAACCCAATTTTTCCCGAAACCAAGTGTCATGATTTCTATATTACCAATTTTACTAGCTGTTAACGTTGCATCATAGTTTTGCTATGTCATCTACCTTTGGTCTCATCTCTTTACCTTACAATTCAGTCAATTCTATCATTACCTTTTTCAATATACATAATTAGCAACATGCATACATATCTAATCCAGGAAATTCCACCACTAATAGTCAGCCTATAATCCATAACCAATGAAATGCCTCATCTCCGATTTATttcatcttctaattttattgtagtttatgcagatttaaaacaaacatttgGTTCTTCGTTTAAACATAAATCTATTGTTTAGTTTATAATTCACTCAATTATGCCTTTAGTCATTTTCAACATGCAGAACTATCAACATGCAAAGAGATCTGATTCTACAAAAGCCAGGATCAACAGAAAGCGTATTATGCAGCAGAAGCGACATGCTCATGCTTAGTCATCTTCACAACCAACAGTTAACTGCACTTCAGAATATAATAGTGAGACATCTCATATAGCATGTTCTGCAAGAAATCAATTTACTTAGCTGCCTTaatcacattttcttttttttttctctattttttagtGATTGCGTCTGATTCATCAAAAAGTGAAAATTCTGAATCCACAAAAggtactgaaaaaaaaaatgtttcatgcTCTTTTTTTGCTATGGTTCAAACATTGCTATTATATGTATTTCTAATTTATGTCACCACTAATAGTCAGCCTATAATCAAGAACCAATGAAATGCTTCATGTCCGATTTTTtccatcttctaattttattgtAGTTTCTGTAGATTTAAAACAAGCATTTGGTTCTCCGTTTGAACGTAAATCTATTGTTTAGTTTACAATTAACTCAATTATGCATTTAGTCATTTTCAACATGCAGAACTATCAACATGCAAAGAGATGTGATTCTGCAAAAGCCAGGATCAATAGAAAACGTATTATGCAGCAGAAGCGACATGCTCATGCTCAGTCATCTTCACAACCAACAGTTAATTGCACTTCAGAATATAATAGTGAGACATCTGATATAGCATGTTCTGCAAGAAATCAATTTACTTAGCTGCCTTAatcacattttcttttgtttcctctctattttttagtgattgtttctgattCATCAGAAAGTGAAAATTCTGAATCCACACAAGgtactggaaaaaaaaatgtttcatgcTTTTTTTTGCTATGGTTCAAATATTGCTATTATATGTATTTCTAATTTATGCAGGTTCAGGCTCTAATTTTATGACTCCCTTTGAGGATTGTTAATTTCCAACTAATCAGCCTGTAATCAACACTGAAGGTAATGACTATAATTCTGATTTCCAGTTTCAGATGCTACTGTACATGCtcttaaattaatattcaaaattcTTATCATGATATTGTACTATGATATTGAACAATTTCAAGATATTCTGATCTTGGTGATCAACTCATCCAATGTAGATATTGTAATGCACAAATGTGGTATGATGAAAGAATATCAAAAAATAAGAATTGTCAGAATCCAAGGTTCAGTTTATGTTGTGGAGATGACAAAGTTGAATTGCCATTATTACAAAATCCACCCCAATATCTCCAACAACTTCTATTTCATGATGATACAATTGATagtaaaaattatcaacatAACTGACGAACATACAACATGATGTTTGCCTTTACTTCTGCTGGAATTAAGCTagataaaacaattaataattcaaGAGGACCTGCTACAATCAGAATATAGGGCCAACCATGCCATAAAATAGGCAATCTATTACCAATGCCTGGGAAAAAACCCAAATTTGCACAGCTATATATCTTTGACAAATGTCATGAGGCAGAAgttcttttatttctatcaGTGAGAAAATTATTCATTCACTTACAATAGTTTGTGcagttttgaatatttttaaatattgtttttttagtcAATATTCTGGAATTCAGAGTCATATTGTTTCAGCTTTAAGTCACATGCTCGATCAACACAATTCTCATGCTAAAAGTTTTAGAATGGCCAGGGATAGATTGGCAGGTGATCAAGCCAATAATATCAAATTGCAACTCATAGCTGCTTGGGGAAAAGATGGCCGTGTATATAATATGCCTAATGTTTCGGAAATTGCTGCACTTATTGTTGGCGATTTTCAGCCAGGCTCAAAAAgagatattattgttgaaactcAAAATGGAGAATTACAAAGAATCCATGAACTTCACCCTAGCTATCTACCACTACATTATCCTCTACTCTTTCCTTATGGAGAAGACGGATATAAAGCTGACATACTTCACCGTTCTACTTCATCCAGCAAAAAAAGAAGGCGAAACCGTCTAACAATGAGAGAGTGGTTTGCTTATAGACTTCAGTCCAGGTCAAATGAAGCACATACTTTATTGCATTctcaaaaattatttcaaaaattcatTGTTGAAGGTTATACCATGGTGGAATCTGAAAGACTTAGCTATATCAGAAACAACCAAAAGAAGCTTAGAGTTGATAAGTATTCTAGCTTACAAACTTCATTGGATACTGGAACAGCTAAAGGCTTAACCAAGGGAAAAAGAGTCATCTTACCCTCAACGTTTGTTGGGAGCCCATGTTATATGGATCAACTTTACTTTGATGGTATGGCAATATGCAGTCATGTTGGTTTTCCAAATCTTTTTATTACTCTAACCTGTAATCCAAATTGGCCCGAAATTCGTAGATTACTTTCACCTTTGAATCTCAAACCAACAGACAGGCCAGATATTGTATCACGAATTttcagattaaaaaatataaacacatGCTGTCAGACTTAACAAAGGGTCAATTACTGGGAAAAGTGGTTGCATGTAAGTTGACCAtcatttttatacttaaatacaaatataagtTGGTCATTTGGccatttttctttgttgtatAACGCAGATACTAATGgctaaaatattacaatttaaccAACATTTTTACAGATATGAAATACAGAATTATATTTACCATCATAACATTATCTTTTGTGAATCACAGATATGCATACTATAGAGTTTAGTTGACCAtcatttttatacttaaatacaaatataagtTGGTCATTTGGCCATTTTTCTTTGTTCTATAACGCAGATATTAATGgctaaaatattacaatttaaccAACAGTTTTACAGATATGAAATACAGAATTATATTTACCATCGTAACATTATCTTTTGTGGATCATAGATATGCATACTATAGAGTTTCAAAAGCGATGACTCCCTCACGTGCATTTATTACTATTTCTACATCTAGACAATAAATATCCATCTTCAAATGACATTGATCAGATAACATCAGCAGAAATACCTTCCCATCAAGATGACCCAGAACTCTACAGATTGGTGGAGAACCATATGATACATGGCCCATGCGGAATTTTACAACCCTACTCTCCATGTATGAAAGAAGGCAAATGCagtcatttttatcctaaacaATTTCAACCTCAGACTCTTTTGGATTCAAACGGTTATCCAGTCTATCGTAGAAGAAACAATGGTCATTCAATTTCAAAGAATGGTGTTATCATTGATAACAGATATGTAGTACCTTACAATCCAAAATTACTGAAAAAATATCAGGCAcatataaatattgaatggtgtaatcaaagtacttcaatcaaatatttatttaaatacataaacaaagGCTATGACAGGGTGACTGCTGTTATGCTTTCTGATAACAATAACGCAGCTCAAAATGTAAATATTCAAAATGATGAACTTAAAGAATATCTAGATTGCAGGTAATTTCATCTTAACctgcataatttattttctcactattatttttactaaccAACCTATATCACAGATACATTTCTCCCTGTGAAGCTGCTTGGAGAATATTTGCTTTTCCAATCCATGGCAGAAAGCCTGCTGTTGAGagattgtattttcatcttccaGATCAACACAACATTCTTTATGAAGATCATGATGATATAGATGATGTACTATCGAAACCAACTATTTCAGATTCAAAATTCCTAGCTTGGATGAACACTAATAAAGATTTTGGTGAAGCCAGGAATCTAACTTATTCACAATTTGTGTCAAAGtttgtatataataaaagaaacagaTCATGGCAACccagaaaaaaaaggatatacCATTGGAAGACTCATATGGGTACCACCAACCACAGgagaattgttttatttaagaatGATGCTTGGCTGCTGCAAAGGACCTACTTCATTTGAGGATATCAGGACTATTGCGAATATCCAATATCCAACATATAGAGAAGcatgttttgcaatgggcttTCTACAAGATGACAGAGAATATGTTG is a genomic window containing:
- the LOC102667801 gene encoding uncharacterized protein; the protein is MARIPDKIRSNDGSKETLKLAVRITDLWFVGTPNKSEQEEMIFVDSEGDQIHAICKSDHLKSWKADLKENCTYVMHNFKVVKNDGQFRVCEHEYKLFFIGVTVVREADLHELPFKLDLLNLQMSLLAILWLAYIIGVVDQVVFRHVSSKNTRVVFRMKDLSGEILSCTLWENYYIQFLSYLNERGDDGLMVIILTHARIKDAKDLGAKATPVLLPGDQASSQVSGESQLSSKDSFLSKAEVKTIFEINGISEVDLLSVFIVKTDIQTGPFTCGCGKDNDQPVLRYRVEVMVTQNNESSKFLLWDRECVELIGETADDVNRVKIKDGDLDLNASPQALYKLLGHVLAFKACSKIDPSNVDCNNTTHAECQSLSVTADHDPVVGFPLTTKKRMSSDEVDDELRSSQISPAQLSSNKLTRHSHKSQFS